In one Shewanella loihica PV-4 genomic region, the following are encoded:
- a CDS encoding rhodanese-like domain-containing protein — protein sequence MKSKLGLSLALLLGLTPLCSLAGGGAEMAPAHRYEHSLHTISLAEAEALLAQKDVYFFDVNTLELWAEGYIPGAVYFNVDNWKTLLPEDKAARMVFYCANRLCNASEIAAHQVMKLGYTNVMQMHDGIYGWRLSGRSIEKP from the coding sequence ATGAAATCCAAACTAGGGCTATCACTGGCACTGCTGCTGGGACTAACCCCGCTGTGCAGCCTGGCGGGCGGCGGCGCCGAGATGGCACCGGCGCACAGATACGAGCATAGCCTGCATACCATCAGCCTGGCCGAGGCCGAGGCCCTGCTGGCTCAGAAAGATGTCTACTTCTTCGACGTCAACACATTGGAGCTGTGGGCCGAGGGCTATATCCCTGGGGCCGTCTACTTCAATGTCGATAACTGGAAAACCCTGCTGCCTGAGGATAAGGCGGCGCGCATGGTGTTTTACTGTGCCAATCGCCTCTGCAATGCCAGCGAGATAGCGGCTCATCAGGTGATGAAGCTGGGCTACACCAATGTGATGCAGATGCACGATGGCATCTATGGCTGGCGCCTGTCGGGTAGAAGTATTGAAAAACCATAA
- a CDS encoding FKBP-type peptidyl-prolyl cis-trans isomerase — protein MKANLLKSCRVTTLALACTWSFFAAASESPQEVEDASYALGASVGHYISGKIYNQVDLGAQIKVDTVIQGVIDALKGEGKMSNEEILTHLNARAEWLNNAKAAKLEALASKHQAEGQAYLAANQAKPGVKVTESGLQYEVIKQGDGPKPVESDVVTVHYVGKLLDGTEFDNSYERDEPNRFALLSVIDGWKEGIALMNVGSTYRLTIPAELAYGKEVVGVIPPGSTLIFDVELLKMEAPGENAHGMGLSGMGMGGMMGMGH, from the coding sequence ATGAAAGCGAATCTACTGAAATCTTGTCGTGTCACCACCTTAGCCCTGGCCTGCACCTGGTCATTCTTTGCCGCGGCAAGCGAGTCGCCCCAGGAGGTCGAAGATGCCTCCTATGCATTGGGGGCCTCTGTCGGTCATTACATCTCGGGCAAGATCTATAACCAGGTCGACCTGGGTGCCCAGATTAAGGTCGATACCGTGATCCAGGGGGTGATCGACGCCCTCAAGGGTGAGGGCAAGATGTCCAACGAAGAGATACTGACTCACCTCAATGCCCGCGCGGAGTGGCTCAACAATGCCAAGGCCGCAAAGCTGGAGGCATTAGCCAGCAAGCATCAGGCCGAGGGTCAGGCCTACCTGGCGGCAAACCAGGCCAAACCTGGCGTCAAGGTGACTGAATCGGGTCTGCAATATGAGGTGATCAAGCAGGGCGACGGCCCTAAGCCGGTCGAGTCCGATGTGGTCACAGTGCACTATGTGGGTAAGCTGCTGGACGGCACCGAATTTGATAACTCTTATGAGCGCGACGAGCCCAACCGTTTCGCCCTGCTGTCGGTGATCGACGGCTGGAAAGAGGGGATCGCCCTGATGAATGTTGGCTCTACCTATCGCCTGACCATTCCTGCCGAGCTGGCCTATGGCAAGGAGGTGGTGGGCGTGATCCCGCCTGGCTCGACCCTGATCTTCGATGTCGAGCTGCTCAAGATGGAGGCACCCGGAGAGAATGCCCACGGCATGGGCCTTAGCGGTATGGGCATGGGCGGCATGATGGGCATGGGCCACTAG
- a CDS encoding tetratricopeptide repeat protein has translation MISLVFAMAVTLVCFIAPIWRHYFIQEENALAGDATIPARKQTLTPIVVTGMLLLIPLTLYGLLGRFNDWHTGQIDENIDYLIAADINKNARILDDTPLDRLALLNLANAYAEGGRYSEAVETLDKLLAIAPDAELYGMKATALYYRDNRAMSLEVSLVISQALALDPEEVQSLLLMATHAYLNKDFQQAIVHWRQLLDSDNPNINRASINSAIVNAEQKMANRTVTASE, from the coding sequence ATGATTAGTTTAGTGTTCGCCATGGCGGTAACCCTGGTCTGTTTTATTGCGCCCATCTGGCGCCACTATTTCATCCAAGAGGAAAACGCCCTGGCTGGCGATGCGACCATCCCTGCTAGGAAGCAGACCCTGACACCTATTGTGGTGACAGGCATGCTACTGCTGATACCACTTACCCTCTATGGCCTGCTGGGCCGCTTCAACGACTGGCATACCGGCCAGATCGACGAGAACATCGATTATTTGATCGCCGCCGACATCAACAAGAATGCGCGCATCTTGGATGACACGCCTCTAGACCGACTGGCCTTGCTTAACCTGGCCAATGCCTACGCCGAAGGGGGACGCTACAGCGAGGCGGTAGAGACCTTAGATAAATTACTGGCAATAGCGCCCGACGCCGAGCTGTATGGCATGAAGGCGACGGCGCTCTATTACCGTGATAACCGCGCCATGAGCCTGGAGGTCTCCCTCGTGATATCCCAGGCGCTGGCGCTCGACCCCGAGGAAGTGCAGTCATTGCTGCTGATGGCGACCCACGCTTATCTGAACAAGGATTTTCAGCAAGCGATCGTCCATTGGCGGCAGTTACTGGACAGCGATAACCCCAACATAAACCGAGCATCGATTAACAGTGCGATTGTCAACGCTGAGCAGAAGATGGCTAACCGTACCGTGACTGCATCTGAGTAA
- a CDS encoding 4Fe-4S dicluster domain-containing protein, which yields MSENIERRRFLKCLGAGSLMLAPLGCSVKEQTAQDAAPHYVMVFDQNKCVGCGGCKEACNKANNLPEGRSRVLLEQQSSAVAGQACPHCGKTDCDCQRKYVRVSCQQCQNAPCVSVCPTGAAHRDPKTGIVTMDASKCAGCKYCIAACPYNARYINSETDVADNCDFCLQSKLAKGELPACVQECRYDALVFGDANDPNSYVSRLLAVKDSVRVKAHLGTEPSLRYIPIVKLGV from the coding sequence GTGAGTGAAAATATAGAGAGACGGAGGTTCCTGAAATGCTTAGGAGCCGGCTCTTTGATGTTGGCACCCTTGGGGTGCAGCGTTAAGGAGCAGACAGCGCAAGACGCTGCACCGCACTATGTGATGGTGTTCGATCAAAACAAATGTGTGGGGTGTGGCGGCTGTAAGGAGGCCTGTAACAAGGCCAATAATCTGCCCGAGGGACGTTCGCGGGTGTTACTGGAGCAGCAGTCATCTGCCGTTGCCGGGCAGGCTTGCCCGCACTGCGGCAAGACAGACTGTGACTGTCAGCGAAAGTATGTGCGGGTCTCCTGTCAGCAATGTCAGAACGCCCCCTGTGTGTCTGTGTGTCCCACAGGCGCGGCCCATAGGGATCCTAAGACGGGCATAGTCACCATGGACGCCAGCAAGTGCGCCGGCTGTAAATACTGTATCGCCGCATGTCCCTACAACGCCCGCTATATCAACAGCGAGACGGATGTGGCCGACAACTGCGACTTCTGTCTGCAGAGCAAGTTAGCCAAGGGAGAGCTGCCCGCCTGCGTGCAGGAGTGTCGGTACGACGCCCTGGTCTTTGGCGACGCCAATGACCCCAACTCCTATGTGAGCCGCCTGCTGGCGGTGAAGGATTCGGTGCGGGTCAAGGCCCACTTGGGCACGGAGCCGAGCCTACGTTACATACCTATCGTTAAGTTGGGGGTATAG